From a region of the Podospora pseudopauciseta strain CBS 411.78 chromosome 7 map unlocalized CBS411.78m_7, whole genome shotgun sequence genome:
- a CDS encoding uncharacterized protein (EggNog:ENOG503P55U; COG:O): MAEQQVTESTATTTRLPRVTIQFCTQCKWMLRAAYFAQELLSTFSTSLGEVALQPSTGGVFVVEITTSSPATTTEAGSSDQVKLLTKILWDRKTDGGFPETKELKRRVRDVIDPRRGLGHVDRDYSKPKSGEGEDKREEGVEKGKEEKKVEEGKVCTIEGKENCEDCQ; the protein is encoded by the exons ATGGCAGAGCAGCAGGTTACCGAAAGTACGGCCACGACGACCCGACTGCCGAGGGTGACGATACAGTTTTGTACGCAGTGCAAGTGGATGTTGAGGGCTGCTTAT TTCGCCCAAGAGCTCCTATCAaccttctcaacctccctaGGCGAAGTTGCCCTCCAGCCGTCAACCGGAGGTGTATTCGTCGTCGAGATCACcacctcttctcctgctACTACTACTGAAGCCGGGAGTAGCGATCAAGTCAAGCTTCTGACGAAAATCCTCTGGGACAGGAAGACCGACGGTGGATTCCCCGAAACAAAAGAGCTCAAGAGACGCGTGAGGGACGTTATCGATCCCaggaggggtttggggcACGTGGACAGGGATTATTCCAAGCCCAAAtctggtgagggagaggacaagagagaggagggggtagagaaggggaaagaagaaaagaaagtcGAGGAGGGAAAGGTGTGTACCAttgaggggaaggagaatTGTGAGGATTGTCAGTAG
- a CDS encoding uncharacterized protein (COG:I; EggNog:ENOG503NY8C), protein MSQASLSPTNDSKMNTATATGTRLDDPANGVTRRTGGEDGGVVKKTDQLNGNSNTETTISTPEKPKRSYRSRKYRHVEAIHSESQPSCLSHDTTETPSFLGFRNLMVIVLVVGNLRLVIENIQKYGVLICLNCHDFRPTDLQIGIFLYFLIPCHLFLAYFIELVAAHSARSSLFPKPKPSPSGTSSPTEAQLSKFQSTWTLIWIFHALNITTCLVLTTYVVWYHVHHPLIGTLSEVHAIIVWLKTASYAFTNRDLRHAYLHPVTGELDALPELYRECPYPNNITFTNLVYFWWAPTLIYQPVYPRTSKIRWVFVAKRLGEVVCLSVFIWFCSAQYAAPVLINSLDKIASLDYFSIIERLLKLSTISLVIWLAGFFALFQSFLNALAEITRFGDRSFYEAWWNSEGLGMYWRTWNKPVYQFFRRHVYSPMRSRGYTHKTASFAVFFLSAVLHELLVGVPTHNLIGVAFLGMFLQLPLIQITQPLEKRKSSSGKLLGNTIFWVSFTIFGQPFAALMYFYAWQAKYGSVSRQQQHQSVQAVCPAPH, encoded by the exons ATGTCTCAGGCATCATTATCGCCTACCAATGATTCCAAGATGAACACGGCTACAGCGACGGGCACTCGCCTTGATGACCCCGCGAATGGCGTCACTCGCAGAacaggaggggaggatgggggagttGTGAAAAAGACGGACCAATTGAATGGCAATTCCAACACGGAAACAACAATTTCAACACCAGAGAAACCGAAACGATCATATCGTAGCAGAAAGTACCGCCATGTCGAAGCTATTCATTCTGAGTCGCAACCCTCATGTCTTAGCCATGACACAACCGAGACACCCAGCTTTTTGGGGTTTCGCAACCTCATGGTGATTGTCCTGGTAGTTGGCAACCTCCGTCTTGTCATTGAAAACATTCAAAAG TATGGCGTCCTCATCTGCCTCAACTGCCATGACTTCCGCCCCACCGACCTCCAAATCGGCATCTTCCTCTACTTCCTCATCCCATgccacctcttcctcgcctaCTTCATCGAGCTCGTAGCCGCCCACTCAGCCCGCAGCTCCCTAttcccaaaacccaaaccctccccctcaggaACCTCCAGTCCCACCGAAGCCCAGCTCTCCAAGTTCCAATCCACCTGGACCCTCATCTGGATCTTCCACgccctcaacatcaccacctgcCTTGTTTTGACGACTTACGTAGTCTGGTACCACgttcaccaccccctcatcgGCACCCTCTCCGAAGTCCACGCCATCATCGTCTGGCTCAAAACCGCCAGCTACGCATTCACCAACCGCGACCTCCGCCACGCCTACCTCCACCCCGTCACTGGTGAACTCGACGCCCTCCCGGAATTATATAGGGAGTGCCCCTaccccaacaacatcaccttTACGAATCTAGTCTACTTTTGGTGGGCACCAACCCTGATCTACCAACCCGTCTACCCGCGCACCTCCAAAATCCGCTGGGTGTTTGTGGCCAAACGGCTCGGCGAGGTTGTCTGCCTCTCGGTGTTTATATGGTTCTGCTCCGCGCAGTATGCCGCCCCGGTGTTGATCAACTCGCTCGATAAAATCGCCTCGTTGGATTATTTCAGTATAATCGAACGCCTCCTCAAACTgagcaccatctccctcgtcatCTGGCTAGCCGGATTTTTTGCATTATTCCAATCCTTCCTCAACGCCCTGGCGGAAATCACAAGGTTTGGGGATAGAAGTTTTTACGAAGCGTGGTGGAATAgtgaggggttggggatgtaCTGGCGGACGTGGAACAAGCCAGTGTATCAGTTTTTCCGGCGTCACGTCTATTCCCCTATGCGCTCGAGGGGGTACACGCACAAGACTGCGAGCTTTGCGGTTTTTTTCCTGAGTGCGGTTTTGCATGAGTTGCTGGTTGGTGTACCTACTCACAATCTCATCG GTGTCGCCTTTCTGGGCATGTTCTTACAGCTACCTCTCATCCAAATAACCCAACCGCTGGAGAAAAGAAAGTCGTCGAGCGGGAAGCTGCTGGGCAACACCATCTTTTGGGTCTCTTTCACGATATTCGGACAGCCGTTCGCAGCGCTCATGTACTTTTATGCTTGGCAGGCCAAGTACGGGAGCGTGAgcaggcagcagcagcaccagagCGTCCAGGCTGTTTGTCCCGCTCCTCActga
- a CDS encoding uncharacterized protein (COG:S; EggNog:ENOG503NVT7) gives MSARATRAMKRKADKGGESADSTKRQQLDLADQKLDKGSPEQETAESTSIYDGNDAASDTASPPGDTNTVGATSISTSRRGRKFPSDMKTIKCTFPGCDKSFNRPARLVSHLRSHTGDRIHRCTYEGCDKSYLEEKHLTQHIKGSHTHEKNYVCYVEGCGKAFVTNTRLKRHAAVHEGAERFRCRDYEGCSESFRKRETLQRHIRTRHLNQAGFPCLQDGCQEGFDSAGALRRHTEREHGQLRFWCDECAKDTDEDGEEKRVGFTTLNMLKTHARTEHRACPFCDKKIGRQFQLEEHMENMHSGKSVEERKDVPCNWPGCESMFTRKSNMMTHYRSAHEGKKFVCGEVNTFNTPDIADWNWQEEGCKAPFVSKLKLEEHIRFVHLGRKRPERTITLNFDGPDEVDEMTAAVDKKKLACSVLGCEARFIRYADLNKHLEAHQRQASSIDDGYAQQAQPNVAVEAGYEPRDFILSAPQDGYGNQDHMLVVPDAGYGDQGHILTAHSAYVAPTNRYGNQDHILNDLKNEPGIPDLTGDAPHGLALDPELQASTMDMRLQGPDDQQQQQQQDLDPNFYPALANMLGGDTHANADWNVMNELLGHGQY, from the coding sequence ATGTCTGCCAGAGCAACAAGAGCCATGAAGCGAAAGGCTGATAAAGGCGGCGAGTCGGCAGACTCGACCAAGCGCCAGCAACTCGACCTGGCCGACCAGAAGCTCGACAAGGGCAGCCCGGAGCAAGAAACTGCAGAATCCACCTCCATTTACGATGGCAACGATGCTGCTTCTGATACTGCCTCTCCCCCAGGCGACACCAATACCGTTGGGGCAACCTCGATCTCTACCTCCCGCCGAGGCCGCAAGTTCCCCTCCGATATGAAGACGATCAAGTGCACTTTCCCTGGCTGCGACAAGAGCTTCAACCGACCTGCTCGCCTGGTGTCTCATCTTCGAAGTCACACTGGCGATCGAATCCACCGCTGCACCTATGAAGGATGCGACAAATCCTACCTCGAAGAGAAACACCTGACGCAACACATCAAGGGTTCCCACACCCACGAGAAGAACTACGTCTGCTACGTCGAAGGATGCGGCAAAGCTTTCGTCACCAATACGAGACTCAAGAGGCATGCTGCCGTTCATGAAGGTGCCGAGCGATTTCGATGCCGAGACTATGAGGGTTGCAGTGAGAGCTTCCGGAAGCGTGAGACTCTGCAGCGGCACATTCGGACCAGGCACCTCAACCAGGCCGGTTTCCCTTGTCTGCAAGACGGTTGCCAAGAGGGCTTCGACAGCGCCGGTGCTCTCCGGCGTCACACGGAGCGCGAGCATGGGCAACTACGGTTTTGGTGCGACGAGTGCGCCAAGGACACGGAcgaggatggtgaagagAAAAGGGTTGGGTTTACGACGCTGAATATGCTCAAGACTCATGCCAGAACCGAGCACCGAGCGTGTCCTTTCTGCGACAAGAAGATCGGCCGGCAGTTTCAACTGGAGGAGCACATGGAGAATATGCACTCTGGAAAATCGGTCGAGGAGAGAAAGGATGTGCCTTGCAACTGGCCAGGGTGCGAGAGCATGTTCACCCGAAAGTCCAACATGATGACGCACTACCGAAGTGCGCACGAAGGCAAGAAGTTTGTCTGTGGTGAGGTCAACACTTTCAACACGCCCGATATCGCGGATTGGAACTGGCAAGAGGAGGGTTGCAAGGCTCCGTTTGTTAGCAAGCTCAAGCTTGAGGAGCACATCCGATTTGTTCACCTAGGAAGGAAGCGTCCGGAGAGAACCATCACCCTGAACTTTGACGGACCggacgaggtggacgagATGACGGCGGCAgtcgacaagaagaagcttgcCTGCAGTGTACTTGGGTGCGAAGCGAGGTTCATCAGATATGCGGATCTTAACAAGCATTTGGAAGCTCATCAGAGACAGGCTTCAAGCATCGATGATGGATATGCTCAACAAGCGCAGCCCAATGTTGCCGTCGAGGCAGGATATGAGCCCCGAGATTTTATTCTTTCTGCCCCTCAAGACGGATATGGAAACCAGGACCACATGCTTGTCGTGCCTGATGCTGGGTATGGCGATCAAGGCCATATTCTCACCGCCCACAGCGCCTACGTCGCTCCGACTAACAGGTACGGCAACCAGGACCATATTCTCAACGATCTTAAGAACGAGCCGGGGATCCCAGATCTGACTGGGGATGCGCCTCACGGTCTTGCACTTGATCCGGAGCTGCAGGCTTCGACAATGGACATGCGGCTTCAGGGGCCAGAtgatcagcaacagcagcaacagcaggatCTAGATCCCAACTTTTATCCTGCTTTGGCGAATATGCTCGGAGGGGACACCCACGCCAACGCCGATTGGAATGTGATGAACGAACTGCTTGGCCATGGTCAGTATTAG
- the PFS2 gene encoding pre-mRNA cleavage and polyadenylation factor (CPF) complex subunit (COG:A; EggNog:ENOG503NUVK; BUSCO:EOG09261LPY) — MAYEGRDHGEKGFGGGGHDGPMPPRARGRRPVTDYGATIVHWMRNRRPGYQGSYRGEVERPSASYIVDMLPPIARRSNPADTVPTKHLHSSLNKIKHPVNVVRWTPEGRRLLTASSSGEFTLWNGTGFNFETIMQAHDSAIRALAYSHSDDWLVSADHDGMIKYWQPNFNNLESFRAHQDPVRDLAFSPNDTKFVTASDDSTLKIFDFAAAASEQTLTGHGWDAKSCDWHPTKGLIVSGSKDHLVKLWDPRTGRCLTTLHGHKNTITKTSFEKVRGQCLATSARDQTARVFDLRMMRDIVLLRGHEKDISTLTWHPIHPNLLSTGGAEGSLFHYLLDEPNTPPGHAPSIAVYDSPDPQSCPAQTIYPAHKVPYAHDFAIWSLDWHPLGHILASGSNDRITRFWTRSRPGETEFNDRYHIGEAAAEAQGTWDRRGNRHMRQVEEEQEMEDEMDGLVDQKMPIKPPGIPGFGNIPGLPMQGVSALPGLGPPPPPGLAGRGAGVPPNLPFPLPGLPPPPLPGIDPKNPPDFAAIAEMMKKAGIPPPPPPGSGGIPPPPPGMLPPGLIPPPGFPLPPGFPPPPPHLAAQAATQNFGDGGHGDREAGGRRRAPLPSQEESLRMEQNRGHYTRAR; from the exons ATGGCATACGAGGGCAGAGACCATGGCGAGAAGGGCTTCGGCGGGGGCGGCCACGATGGTCCTATGCCGCCGAGAGCTCGAGGTCGAC gtCCTGTAACCGACTATGGTGCCACCATTGTCCACTGGATGAGAAACCGCCGGCCGGGATACCAGGGTTCCTACcgtggtgaggttgagagaCCGAGTGCTAGCTATATTGTCGAT ATGCTTCCACCCATTGCCAGAAGATCGAATCCAGCTGACACGGTGCCAACCAAGCACCTtcactcctccctcaacaagaTCAAACATCCCGTCAACGTGGTGAGATGGACGCCAGAAGGCAGAAGACTTTTGACGGCCTCTAGCAGTGGCGAGTTCACGCTTTGGAATGGCACAGGTTTCAACTTCGAAACCATCATGCAGGCTCACGACTCTGCTATCCGCGCCTTAGCCTACTCCCATAGCGACGATTGGCTTGTGTCTGCTGATCACGACGGCATGATCAAATATTGGCAACCCAATTTCAACAACTTGGAGAGTTTCCGCGCTCATCAAGATCCTGTTCGAGATCTTGCCTTTAGCCCGAACGACACCAAGTTTGTGACCGCCTCGGACGACTCTACTCTCAAGATTTTCgactttgctgctgccgcttcTGAACAGACACTGACGGGTCATGGATGGGATGCAAAGAGTTGCGACTGGCATCCCACAAAGGGACTGATTGTGTCGGGATCAAAGGACCATCTCGTCAAGCTCTGGGATCCAAGAACAGGTCGCTGCCTGACCACACTCCATGGCCACAAGAACACCATCACAAAGACTTCCTTTGAGAAGGTACGAGGCCAATGCCTCGCCACGTCTGCCCGAGACCAAACTGCTCGTGTGTTCGACCTGCGCATGATGAGAGATATTGTCCTCCTCCGCGGTCACGAGAAGGATATATCCACCCTGACATGGcatcccatccacccaaATCTTCTCAGCACTGGCGGCGCCGAAGGTTCGCTCTTTCACTACTTGCTCGACGAGCCCAACACCCCTCCGGGCCACGCGCCCTCCATTGCCGTATACGACAGCCCCGATCCTCAGTCATGCCCTGCCCAGACTATTTACCCTGCCCACAAGGTACCCTATGCTCACGACTTTGCTATCTGGTCGCTCGACTGGCATCCGCTTGGCCACATTCTAGCATCGGGCTCCAACGACCGCATCACCCGTTTTTGGACCCGCTCTCGACCGGGCGAAACTGAATTCAACGATCGCTACCACATTGGCGAAGCCGCCGCTGAGGCCCAAGGCACATGGGATCGCCGTGGGAACCGTCATATGCGTCAAGTcgaagaagaacaggaaatggaggatgagatggacGGCCTTGTCGACCAAAAGATGCCCATCAAGCCACCTGGCATTCCTGGGTTCGGCAACATTCCAGGCCTGCCCATGCAAGGAGTTTCAGCTCTGCCCGGCCTAggtcctccaccgccacctgGTCTTGCCGGAAGAGGTGCCGGTGTTCCACCCAACTTACCCTTCCCGTTACCAGGActcccaccgcctccgcTCCCCGGAATCGATCCCAAGAATCCTCCCGATTTCGCTGCCATTGccgagatgatgaagaaggctggtattccaccgccaccacctcccggCTCGGGTGGTAtcccgcctcccccgccagGGATGCTTCCGCCTGGCCTCATTCCGCCTCCAGGGTTTCCTCTGCCACCTGgtttccctcctccgccgccccaTCTGGCTGCTCAAGCTGCGACCCAGAATTTTGGTGACGGCGGTCATGGGGATCGTGAGGCGGGCGGCCGAAGACGAGCACCGCTTCCTAGTCAGGAGGAGAGTCTGCGGATGGAACAGAACCGGGGGCATTATACCAGAGCGAGATAG
- the STE18 gene encoding Guanine nucleotide-binding protein subunit gamma (EggNog:ENOG503P6WM; COG:J), translating into MDQQPRKSHDSSASSRIPTAEPQHQGDINDASPREPPQQSEQQEPSRPVNSPSSIPNGRPRSPVFSAKPERKPPPASLPLIPKRDSAGAPKSAPRKPPKMPQYTSRDVGDPSQIKKTKQSMADLKLRRLTELNNRLREDLERERIPVSQASKSIIAYCNSTRDYMVPSVWGPVPKGEDPYAPQQSNGCCVVM; encoded by the exons ATGGACCAGCAGCCACGAAAATCTCACGACTCATCGGCGTCGTCGCGGATTCCGACCGCCGAGCCGCAGCACCAGGGCGACATCAACGACGCCAGCCCCCGTGAGCCGCCGCAGCAATCAGAGCAACAAGAGCCATCGCGGCCAGTTAATTCTCCTTCATCAATACCCAACGGCCGGCCTCGGTCGCCAGTTTTTTCTGCCAAGCCAGAAAGGAAGCCGCCACCAGCGTCTCTCCCCTTAATTCCTAAGCGCGACTCTGCTGGAGCCCCAAAGTCAGCACCGAGAAAACCTCCCAAGATGCCCCAATACACATCGCGCGATGTCGGCGACCCGTCGCAGATCAAGAAGACCAAGCAGAGCATGGCGGATCTCAAGCTTCGTCGATTGACAGAATTGAACAATCGGCTACGTGAAGATCTCGAAAGAGAGCGCATCCCCGTAAGCCAAGCATCGAAGAG TATCATCGCCTATTGCAACAGCACCAGAGACTACATGGTGCCCAGCGTCTGGGGTCCTGTGCCAAAGGGCGAGGATCCCTACGCACCACAACAGAGCAACGGCTGCTGTGTAGTGATGTAG
- the GLC7 gene encoding type 1 serine/threonine-protein phosphatase catalytic subunit glc7 (COG:T; EggNog:ENOG503NWPJ) encodes MADQHEVDLDSIIDRLLEVRGSRPGKQVQLLETEIRYLCTKAREIFISQPILLELEAPIKICGDIHGQYYDLLRLFEYGGFPPEANYLFLGDYVDRGKQSLETICLLLAYKIKYPENFFILRGNHECASINRIYGFYDECKRRYNIKLWKTFTDCFNCLPIAAIIDEKIFTMHGGLSPDLNSMEQIRRVMRPTDIPDCGLLCDLLWSDPDKDITGWSENDRGVSFTFGPDVVSRFLQKHDMDLICRAHQVVEDGYEFFSKRQLVTLFSAPNYCGEFDNAGAMMSVDESLLCSFQILKPAEKKQKYVHGLGGGSRTSTPRKASK; translated from the exons ATGGCGGACCAACACGAAGTCGACCTTGACTCGATAATCGATCGCCTCCTGGAGGTGCGGGGCAGCCGACCGGGCAAGCAAGTCCAGCTGCTCGAGACCGAGATTCGCTATCTTTGCACCAAGGCTCGCGAGATCTTCATTTCGCAGCCCatccttcttgagcttgaAGCTCCCATCAAG ATCTGCGGTGATATTCACGGGCAATACTACGACTTGCTCCGGCTGTTTGAGTACGGTGGATTCCCCCCCGAGGCCAACTACCTCTTCCTCGGTGATTATGTCGACAGAGGCAAGCAGTCCCTGGAGACCATCTGCCTGCTGCTCGCCTACAAGATCAAGTACCCCGAGaacttcttcatcctccgtGGCAACCACGAGTGTGCCTCCATCAACCGTATCTATGGTTTCTACGACGAGTGCAAGCGTCGCTACAACATCAAGCTCTGGAAGACATTTACCGACTGCTTCAACTGTCTCCCCATTGCCGCCATTATTGACGAGAAGATCTTTACCATGCACGGTGGTCTTAGTCCCGACCTCAACTCTATGGAGCAGATCCGCCGTGTCATGAGACCCACTGAT ATTCCCGACTGCGGTCTGCTCTGCGATCTCCTGTGGTCCGACCCAGATAAGGACATCACCGGGTGGAGTGAGAACGATCGTGGTGTTTCGTTCACCTTTGGCCCTGATGTCGTCTCTCGCTTCCTGCAAAAACACGACATGGATCTTATCTGCCGTGCCCATCAGGTTGTCGAGGATGGTTACGAGTTCTTCTCTAAGCGTCAGCTCGTTACGCTATTCAGCGCCCCCAACTACTGCGGCGAGTTCGACAATGCTGGTGCCATGATGAGCGTCGACGAGAGTCTTCTTTGCTCATTCCAG ATTCTCAAACCCGCagagaagaaacaaaagtaTGTTCACGGCCTCGGAGGCGGAAGCAGAACCTCCACCCCCCGGAAAGCTTCCAAATAA
- the RPO26 gene encoding subunit common to RNA polymerases I, II, and III (EggNog:ENOG503P3W3; COG:K; BUSCO:EOG09265552) has translation MSDFGDDDRDPIADEPAFEEDPDEYYEPVEDDEADNRPVGDDEDPNQVVNSGDPNAAANHGKGTEKSHKDKKIPNDQRKTTPYMTKYEKARILGTRALQISMNAPVLVDLEGETDPLQIAIKELREKKIPLIVRRYMPDGTYEDWTCEELMQ, from the exons ATGTCTGACTTTGGCGACGACGACCGCGATCCCAT CGCCGATGAGCCCGCCTTCGAGGAGGACCCCGATGAGTACTACGAGCCAGTGGAAGATGACGAAGCCGACAACCGCCCCGTTGGCGATGACGAAGACCCAAACCAAGTAGTCAACTCTGGCGACCCCAACGCGGCCGCCAACCACGGCAAGGGCACTGAGAAGTCGcacaaggacaagaagattCCCAACGACCAGCGCAAGACAACACCATATATGACCAAGTATGAGAAGGCGCGCATTCTCGGCACAAGAGCTCTCCAGATCAG CATGAATGCGCCTGTGCTGGTTGACCTTGAGGGTGAGACGGATCCCCTGCAGATTGCCATCAAAGAGCTCAGGGAAAAGAAGATTCCCCTCATTGTGCGCCGGTACATGCCTGATGGAAC GTACGAGGACTGGACCTGCGAGGAACTCATGCAATGA